The Streptomyces bacillaris sequence AGCGCCCAGATCGCCGCCGAGGTCAAGCTGGAGGTCCTGATCAGCCGGGGCCGCCTCGCGGACGCCCAGCTCGCCGCCGAACAGGCCCGCTACCGCACCGTGCAGTACGCGGAGACGCTGCGCCGCACCCTGGAGGCCACTCGGCGCAACGTCCGCGCGGTCGACTGGCTCAACACCGTCCCGGACATGATCGCCGAGGCCCTGGACCACGTGGCCGACCGCTACCGCCACGAGAACGCGATCCTCACCAACATCCGCAAGGCGCGCGACGAGGCCGAGGACCCCGAGCACAAGCGCCGCGCCGCCGAGCTGGTCGACATCGTCAAGGACTGCATCCGCCGCCACACCCAGCTCCAGTCCCGGCTGCTGGAGGCCGGGCCGCTCTTCCGCGCCGAGCAGGACCGGCAGGCGTTCGCCACCCCCGCCGCCCACGCGGGCCTCGATCTGTACGGGCAGCTCCTCGCCCCGCTCCTCCCGCTCCCCGTCGAGCGGTCCACCCGCGCCACGGACGCCTTCTTCGCCCACGGCACCGGGCTGCGCACCCCCACCTCCGTCCGCGTCGGGGACCTGGTCGACATGCTGCTCACCCCGCCCCTGGAGCGCGAGCACCTCGGCATGGAGATGCCCGAGCCCGACCTGATCGCCACCCCGGACGACAGCCGCTTCAGCGACGCCCAGCTGGCGAGCGCCATGGCCCTGCTCGACCTGGAGCACGACGCCCCGCGCCGGCTCTCCGGGCTGCTCGCGGAGGCCCGCCGCAGCGACCCCGACCTGCCGTATCTGGTCGCCCTGCTCGCCGTCCACGCCGCCAGCCCGCCCGTCGGCACCGCCTACCGCCAGGGCGAGCGCCGTCTGCTCTTCGCGGTGGACGACGGTACGCAGCTGGAGGACCCGGAGTTCGGCGGCGCCGACCTGATCGTGGGCACCGCCCTGCTGGACGCCGCCGGGATGGCCGCGGACCGCCAGGAGGCCTCATGACCGGCCCCGCGCCCTCCACCGCCCCCGCCGCCCGCTCCCTCCACCCGCACCACCCTTTCCGTACCGAGGAGTCCCAGCCGTGAGCGACCACGACGCCGAGCACCCCGACGCGTGGACCGAGCCCTCCGCGCACGCCGCCTCCCCGACCTCGTACGCAGGCCCCTCCGCCACCGCGTACGCGGGCTCCGCCACCCCCTACGCGGGCGACTCCGCCGCCGAGCCCAGCGGATCGGCGCCCGTCACCCCGGCCGACGCCGCCGACGCCGCCCGCCTGGTCTCCTTCGGCCTCCAGCCCAAGCTGCTGCCCGCCCGCGACGCCGAGTACGCCGAGCTGCTCCGCCGCTACCGGGAGGACAGCGCCTTCGCCCGGCTCGCGGACGCCGTCGCCACCGGGCTCGGCCTCATCGTCCTGGAGGTCTCCCCGCGCGCCGGGATGGCCGTAACCGCCGCCGAGGACTCCGTCTTCGCCGTCCGCATGGGCGACTACGCCCGCCGCGCCTCCTCCGACGCCGCCGACCGCTTCCTCCACGGCCTCGCCCACCTCGCCGTCGCCGCCCTCGCCTTCCCCCGCCCCGAGGACCTCGCCGACGACACGTACATCGGCCGCATCACGGTCAACGGCGTCGACGCCTTCGTCCGCCAGGCCTGCAAGCGGCTGGAGGAGCGCGCCGAGGAGCAGGGCGACAACACCGACCCCGCCACCGACACCCCCGGCCTCGAATCCGGCTGGCGCATCTACGCCCGCCGCAGCGCCACCGGCGCCACCAAGGACGCCCGCCGCCTCGCCGGATCCACCACCGGCATCATCGGCAAGGCCGTCGCCTTCCTCACCGACTCCGGCTTCCTCCAGCGCACCGGCGACGACGCGGGCGGCGCCTACCGCACCACCGCCCGCTACCAGCTCCAGGTCCGCGACATGGCGGGCAGCGCCGCCATGGCCGAGCTGCTGGAGCTGGGCATCGTCCCCGTCACCGACGGCTCCGCCACCCTGCTCCCGCCGCCCGACGCCGACGACCTGGAGCTGGCCGCCGACGCGGGCCTGCCCTTCCACGCCTCCTGACCCGCCCCACCCCGCTTTCGCGCTGACCTGCCCCGCCCCGCCTTCGAGATCTGCCGCTCCACCACCGCTTCTCCGAACGACGAGAGTCCGCCGCCATGTACGAGTTGTCCCGGGTCCGCCTCTACTCCATCGGGCCTGCCGGTGCGCGCTACGCCGACACCGTCCTCGACCTGCGCGGCGTCGGTGAACCCGTCCCCAGCCCGGCCCCCGCGCAGGCGGAGTTCTTCGAGGACGAGCCGGTCGGCCCGCCGCGCCGCCCCGCCCCGGCGGGTGTGCTCTTCCTGGAGAACGGCGGCGGCAAGTCCGTCCTGCTGAAGCTGATCTTCTCGGTGATGCTCCCCGGCCACCGCAACACCCTCGGCGGCGCCAGCTCCGGCGTGCTCCGCAAGTTCCTGCTCGCGGACGACTGCGGCCATGTCGCCCTGGAGTGGCAGCACACCCTGACCGGCGAATGCGTCGTCGTGGGCAAGGTCAGCGAGTGGCGCGGGCGGCAGGTCTCCAACGACCCCCGGAAGTTCGCGGAGGCGTGGTACTCCTTCCGCCCCGGCCCCGGGCTCAGCCTGGACAGCCTGCCCGTCGCGGAGGCCACCGCCGTCGGCCGCCCCGCCGAAGGGGTCTCCGGCGCCCGGGGCAGGCGCCGCACCATGAAGGGGTTCCGCGACGCCCTGGTGGACGCGGGCAAGTTCTACCAGCACCTCGACGTGCACTGGGAAGAGATCCACGACCGCTGGAACGAACACCTCGGTGACCTCGGACTCGACCCCGAACTCTTCCGCTACCAGCGCGAGATGAACGCCGACGAGGGCGAGGCCGCCGGGCTCTTCGCGGTCAAGAAGGACTCCGACTTCACCGACCTGCTGCTCCGCGCCGTCACCGACACCCGCGACACCGACGGCCTGGCCGACCTGGTCAGCGGCTTCGGCAACAAGCTGGGCCGCCGCGCCGAGCTGACCGCCGAACGCGACTTCACCGCGGGCTCCGTGGACCTCCTCGGCCGGATCGTCGAGGCCACCGGCGCCCGCGCCCGCGCCCGCGACATCCACGCCGCAGCCGAGCGCCGCACCCGCACCCTGGCCCGCCGCCTCTCCGCCCGCGCCGCCGAGGAGCGCGGCCGCACCGCCGAGCTGGCCGAGCGGGTCACCGCCGCCGCCCACACCGTCACCGAGGCCGAGACCGCCCGCGGCCGCCGCTCCCTGATCGCCGCCGAACTCGCCTACCGCCACGCCTCCCTGGCCCTCGCCGGAGCCGAGAAGAGCGCGGCCGCCGGACGCAAGGAGCTGGCCGAGGCCCGTACACTGCACGCCGCCTGGCAGGCAGCCGAGGCCGTCCTGCGCCACCGCGCCGCCGCCGACCGCTCCGCCAGGGTCGCCGCCGCCATCCGCGAGGCCGAGCGCGACGCCGCCCCCGCCCTCGCCGCCCGCGCCACCGCCGCCGCCGATCTCGTACGGGCGCTGCACCTCGCCGCCGAGGACGGCGAGCGCGTCGCCAACGAGCAGGAGGAGCGCGCCGAGACCCTCCAGGCGACCGGCGAGCGCGCCCACCGCGACGCCACCACCGCCGCCACCGAGGCCCAGCGCGCCCGCAGCGAGGCCGGCCATCTGCGCCAGCGCCTCGCGGAGGTCGAGCAGGAGACCGGCGAGGCCGTCCGGGCCGGGTGGCTCGACAACACGGCCCCCGACGCCGACCCGGCCCGCGCCGCCCTCGCCGCCAGCGACGCCGAACAGGCCGCCGTCGCCGCCTGGGACACCGCCCGCGAGGCCGCCCGCACCGCCGCCGACCAGGCCCGTGAGGCGGCCGCCGCCGAGAGCCGCGCCGAACTGGCCGCCGCCCGCGCCGCCGACGGGGCCAAGGCGGCGGAGCAGAGTTACGAGGACGAGCTGAGGGCCGCCGCCTCCATCGCCGCCGACCCGCGCCTCGCGGACCTGCTCGGCCTGCCCACCGGCCCGGGCGTCCCGCACCCCCGCCGGGAAGCGGCCGACGAGCCGTCCGCACCGGACCGGGGTGCCCCCTCCCGTACGGCTTCGCAGGGCGACGACGGCACCGGAGCGAGCCCGGCGGAGGAGGCCCCGGACAGCGCGGTCGCCCTGGCCGACCAGCCCGCCCCCGCCCACCAGCCGCTCAGCGCCGAGGAGTTCGACCGCAGCGCCGACGAACTGCGCGAGCTGCTCGACCAGTCCGTCGCCGCCGCCGAGCGCCGCCTCTTCGACCTGCGCACCGCCGCCGCCGACGACGCCCGCATCCTCGGCGCCCTCGGTGAGGGCGGGCTGCTGCCCCCGGGCCCCGACGTCCTCGCCACGGTCGAATATCTGGGTGAGCACGGCATCCCCGCCCTGCCCGGCTGGCGTTATCTCGCCCAGGCCGTCGACCCGGCCGACCACGCCGCCGTCCTCGCCGCCCGCCCGGAGCTGGTCGACGGCGTCGTCATCACCGACCCCGACGCCCACACCCGCGCCCGCGAAGTCCTGGGCAGCGCGGCCCTGTTGCCCCGCTCGGCCGTCGCCGTCGGCACCGCCGCCGCCCTCCTCGCCCCCGTCCCGGACCCGGCCACCGGCTCCGACGCCCAGCACGACGGTGTCTTCCTCGTCCCCCCGAACCCGGCCATGCACGACGAGAACGCCGCCGACGAGGAGCGTCACGCCCTGCGGTCCCGCGCCGCCGCCCGCGACGAGGACATCCGGACGCTCGCCGCCCGGCTCTCCGGCGACCGCGCCCTCGCCGCCCGCATCGGCTCCTGGCGCGCCGACTGCCCGCCCGGCATGCTCGCGGAGCTGGCCGAGGCCGCCGCCACCGCGCGTACGGCCGCCCAGAGTGCCGAAGCCGCCCTCGCGGAGGCCCGTACCGCTCGCGCCGAGGCGGACGAGGCCGCCGCCGACACCGCCCGCGTCCGCGACGAGCGCCAGGAGGCCGCCCAGCGCGCCCGCCGGGTCGCCGACGCGCTGGCCGGGCTCGCACACCGGCTGCGGGAGCGGGCCCGCTGGCAGGTCCGCCTCCGCGAACTGGCCGACGAGGCCGCCGAGGCCGAGGCCCGCGCCGCCGTCTGCCTGGACCTGGCCCGCTCCGCCGACGAGGACCGCCGGGCCGCCCAGCGCGCCGGGGACGACGCCCGCCGCACCGCCCGCGCCCTGCGCGCCGAACGCGCCGAGATCGCCGGGGCCCCGGAGACCCTCCCGGAGCCCGACGCGACCAAACCCCGCACGGCGCTGCCCACCCTCCGCGAGGCCTACCGGGCCGCATCCCAGCTGTACGAGAAGGTCGGCGTCGGCGCCGACCTCCGCGCCGAGCAGGCCCGCGCCGAGAGCGACGAGAGCGCCGCCCTCGCGGAGCTGGACCGGCTCACCAACAAGGTCCGCACCCGCGCCGCCCAGCTCCTGGAAGGCACCGACGGCGCCGACGGCCCCTCCCGCCAGGCGGCGGCCGCCCGCGCCGAGTCCCACGTACAGCTCCTGGAGACCCGGGCCTCCACCGCCAGCGAGCAACTGGGCCGGTTCCGGGGCGAGGCCGAGCGGCTGGCCCCCGACGACGAGCGGCCGCACCACACCGAGCTGCCCGACGAACTGGTCCCCGCCGACGCCGAACAGGCCCAGGCCTTCCTGCGGACGGCCACCGCCGAGCTGGCCGCCGCCACCGCAGCCCTGGAGACCGCCCGCGCCGCCCACAGCGAGCTGCTCCACGCCCACCGCACCGCCGAGGACTCCGCAGGCGGCTTCGACGAGACCGCCGCCCTCCTGCGCGACCTGCTCCGCGACCACGGTACGGAGGAGGCCACCGAGGCCCCCGAGCCGTACCCGGGCACCCTGGAGGAGGCCCGGCACTCCGCCGCCGAGGCCCGCCGCTCCCTGCGCGGCTGCGCCACCGACCTCTCGGCCGCCGAGAGCGCCGTACGGGAAGCGAGCGACGTCCTCGTACGGCACGCCAACTCCACCCGCTACGAGCAGGTCCGCACCCCGGCCCGCCAGCAGATCCGCGAACTGCCCGCGTCGGCGCTCCCGGAGCACGCCCAGAAGTGGGCCGACGCCTTCGCCCCCCGGCTCCGCGTCCTCACCGACGAGCTGGTCCAGCTGGAGCGCAACCGCGACTCCATCGTCGACCGGCTGCGCGGCCTGGTGGAGTCGGCCCTCGCCACGCTCCGCTCCGCCCAGCGGCTCTCGCAGCTCCCCGAGGGGCTGGGGGAGTGGTCGGGACAGGAATTCCTCCGGATCCGGTTCGAGGAGCCCGACCAGGCCACCTTGACCGAGCGCCTCGGTGAGGTCATCGACGAGGCGACGCGCGCCGCCCTCAAGAAGAACTCCGACCTGCGCCGGGACGGCATGTCCCTGCTGCTGCGGGGCGTCGAGGCGGCTCTGCGGCCCAAGGGCATCGCCGTGGAGATCCTCAAGCCGGACGCGGTGCTCCGCGCCGAGCGGGTCCCGGTCGGGCAGATGGGCGACGTCTTCTCCGGCGGCCAGCTGCTCACCGCCGCCATCGCCCTCTACTGCACGATGGCGGCGCTGCGCAGCAACGACCGGGGCCGCGACCGCCACCGGCACGCCGGCACGCTGTTCCTGGACAACCCGATCGGCCGGGCCAACGCCACGTATCTGCTGGAACTCCAGCGCGCGGTCTCCGACGCGCTGGGCGTCCAGTTGCTCTACACGACCGGCCTCTTCGACACGACCGCGCTCGCCGAATTCCCGCTGGTCATCCGCCTGCGTAACGACGCGGACCTGCGGGCCGGGCTGAAGTACATCAGCGTGGAGGAGCACCTGCGCCCCGGGCTGCCCCAGCAGGACCCGGAGGGCGAGACGGTCCACGGCGAGATCACGGCGACCCGCATGTTCAAGCGGAGCGCACCGCAGAGCGAGGAGCCGCAGCCGCAGTCGGAGGCGTGACGCCCGGCCGGGGCGCGGCAACCCGAGGCATGACGCCCGGCCGTGACACCGCAGCCCCCGGTGCGGGGGGCAACGTCCGCCTCGCGCAGGCCCGATGGCCTCTCATCGGGCCTGCGGTACGGCGATGCGGCCTTACGCCCGCGAGAGACCACGCCCGGCCAAGACCGCACCCGGGAAGCTCACGCCCGCGAGAGATCACCGGCCCCGCGCCGCCCGCGTATCCTGCCGTCCGCCTCGTCCCGCTCCGCCGCTCGCGCCGCCCGCTGGGCCCGCCGCCGCTCCCGGCGCATCTGCCGGGCGGTGCTGCTCGGCACGGACACCACGCCGTGCCGCTGGTTCCACACCTGCCGGGTGACCCACACGTCCAGCACCGCCCAGGTGGCGACCACCGTGCTGGCCACACTGCTGAGCACCATCGGGAAGGCCAGCCAGGAGCCGGCCAGCGTGCACAGAAAAGCGATCACCGCCTGGATGATCGTCAGCGCCATGATCAGCACGGCGCGCACCGCCGCCGTCCGCACCGCGTCCGGCATCCGCCGTCTTCCCGCCGGCTCCTCCACCCACAACTGCCGCGGAATCCGTGCCTCGTCCCCGGCGTCCGCGCTCGCGGTGCCGACCGGTGCTCCGGCGCTCCCGCGCTCCTGCGTGCTCACGTCCTTCAACTCCCCACCACTGTCCGACTTCAGGGTGGCTGCCCGGCTTGCGCCGGTTCTACGCGGGCGGACGAGCTCGTACTGCCGCGCGTGCCCCGTCGTGCGTCTACCCCGTACATATGGACGAACCACCCGCCCCGAAGATTCCCCCTGAAAGCCACCTCTGGGCCCAGAAGGCTACGGAACGAATAATTCCAGCCAACTGATATGGGCCCCTGGGCGGGGGGTCGTTGGGTATCCTCTGCCGCTTTCGCGAACTTCATCTCCGGGAATACCGGGGCAAGTCATCACCAAATCCCGTTCGGACGGCTGAAAATCATCCGGACGTGTCTTCGAGTTGTCTCTGTGTCAGTAGTAGGCTCGCGCCGTTTATTGACGTAGGACGGACCCTCGCCCGCGTCGGTCCGATGCGCACCGGTGTATACGGGGCGAACGTCGGGGCAGGGTCGAGGGACGACCGGGAGAAGACCACCCCCGCGGAGCGGGGCCGATCTGGGGGAGGCCATGCGCTTTCGCGGGAAGTCCATCCGCAGGAAGATCGTGGCGTTGCTGCTGGTGCCGCTCGTCTCCCTCACGGGCCTCTGGGGCCTGGCCACCTACGTCACCGGCCGCCAGGCGGCCGAGCTGATCAACGTCGGCAACACCGTCGAGAAGGTCGCCGGACCCCTGGAGGAGGCGGTCCGCACCGTCCAGGCCGAGCGCCGTCAGACCCTCGTCTTCCTGGCCGATCCCCGCGCCTCCGACGCCCTGCCCCTCCTGCTGAGCCGGCGCGCCGACACCGACCGAATCGTGGCCGAGGTCAAGGAGAGCGCCGGGCAGAGCGACGTCCGCGAGGCGCTGGAACCCGAGTCCCGCACCCGTCTCGACGCGATCCTGACCGCAGTCGACGGACTGGGCTCGCTGCGCGAATCGGTCGAGAAGCGCACCATCGGCCGGGCGAAGGCGCTGGACTTCTACAACGGCCTCGTCGACCCCGCGTACCGTTTCCTCAATGGTCTCCACACCACGAAGAACGGTTCACTGGACAAGGAGATGCGGGCGCTGGTCGGGATATCCCGGGCCCGCGAGATGCTGTCGCGGGAGGACGCCCTCGTCGCCTCCGGCCTCATCACGGGCCGCTTCACCACCGCCGAACTCCGCCAGATATCCGGCCTGGTGGCCCAGCGCCAACTGCTGTACGACGTCAGCCTGGAGAACCTCCCCGCCGCCGAACGCCGCCGCGTCGAACAGTTCTGGAGCAGCCCGGACGCCGAACCGCTGCGCACCGCCGAGGACGCCCTGATCGCCGCCGGACCCACCAAGCGCCCGGGCGCCGTCGACACCGCACGCTGGCAGGAAGTCGCCCCGCCCGTCCTCGACCGGCTCGCGGCCGACTCCACGGAGATGAGCGACCGCTTCCAGGACCGTGCGGAACCGGCCGGCTACCGGGTCCTCGCCCAGGCCGGGGTCGCCGGAGTCCTCGGCTTCCTGGCCCTGATCGTCTCGATCTTCGTCTCCGTACGCATCGGCCGTGAGCTGGTCCGCGACCTCTCCCGGCTCCGCAAGGACGCCCACGAGGTCTCCGGCGTCCGGCTGCCGAGCGTCATGCGCCGACTGGCCGCCGGTGAGCAGGTCGACGTCGAGACCGAGGCCCCGCACCTCACCTACGACCGCGACGAGATCGGCCAGGTCGGCCAGGCGCTCAACACCCTCCAGCGCGCCGCCGTCGAGGCCGCCGTCAAGCAGGCGGACATGCGGCGCGGCGTCTCCGAGGTCTTCGTCAACCTCGCCCGCCGCAACCAGGTCCTCCTGCACCGCCAGCTCACCCTGCTGGACGCGATGGAGCGCCGCACCGAGAACAGCGACGAACTGGCCGACCTGTTCCGCCTGGACCACCTCACCACCCGCATGCGCCGCCACGCCGAGGGGCTCGTGATCCTCTCCGGCGCCGCCCCCTCCCGCCAGTGGCGCAAGCCGATCCAGCTCATGGACGTCGTACGGGCCGCCGTCGCCGAGGTCGAGGACTACGAGCGCATCGAGGTCAGGCGGCTGCCCCGGATCGGCGTGGGCGGCCCCGCCGTCGCCGACCTCACCCACCTCATCGCCGAACTCCTGGAGAACGCCACCGTCTTCTCACCCCCGCACACCGCGGTCCAGGTGCACGGCGAACGCGTCTCCAACGGCTTCACCCTCGAAATCCACGACCGAGGCCTCGGTATGCCCCCCGAGGTCCTGCTCGACGCCAACCTGAGGCTCGCGGAGACCCCCGACTTCGAGCTCTCCGACACCGACCGCCTCGGCCTCTTCGTGGTCAGCCGCCTCGCCCAGCGCCAGAACGTCCGGGTCTCCCTGCAGAAATCGCCGTACGGAGGCACCACCGCGGTCGTCTTCATCCCCGCCGCCCTCCTCACCGAGGCCCCCGACACCCACGGCACCGGCTTCCGGCTCGACCGCCGGGCCGAACGGGCGATCGGCAGCGGCCGGGGAGCCGACGCGGGCCGGAAGGCGGAGGGCACCGCGCCGTCGGGCGGGGACCGCAGGGCCAACGGCAGGTCCGCCGTCCTCTCCCCGGTCCCCACCGGCCTCACCGGTCCGGCGGTGCTCGACGGCCCGGTCGAACTGGAGGCCCCGATCGGCCCCCTTGACCTCGCCGGCGACCCGCTGGACCGAGCCTCCGACCCGGCCCTGGACCCCGCTCTGGGACCGGTGCTCGACGGGGTCTCCGACCTGGAGGACACCGAGAGCGAGCGCGGCGGCATCTTCCGCGCCCGCGACCTGCGCCGCGAGGACGGCCGCGACCCGTTCCACGACGACGGCAGGGGCACGCGCCACGGCGAGGGCAGGGGCACGCGCCGCAAGGACGACGACCGGGACGGACGGGGCCCGAACCGCGAGGACGAGGTCTGGGAGGCGCGCCGCGACCAGCACCAGCAGGCCCGCGACCACGACGGCGAAGGCCGCAAGGCGGAGGTCCGCCCGATGCGCCCCAAGGGCCCCGTGCCGCTGCCGCGCCGTACGCCGCCGACCCTGGTCACCGACCGGGGCCGCCGCGTGGACGACCAGGCCCCGGACGCCCCCGCCGACGAGCCGCCCGCCACCGCGCCCCGCACCCCGACCGGCCCGGTCGCGCACACCACCCCCTGGGCCGCCCGTGCCGCCCGGCGCAACCCCGTACCGCTCACCGCACCCGAGCCGCCGCACACCCCGGAACCACCTCGCACCACCACCGAGGCCAGACCCGGCACCGCCCCCGACACCGTGGGCGGCCTGCCCCGGCGGGTCCGGCAGGCCAGCCTCGCCCCCCAGCTCCGTGAGGACTCCGCCGACCGGACTCCGTACCGGGCGCCCGCCGAGACGGTCGACGACTTCGACCGGGACGCGGACGAAGTACGCAATCGCATGGCATCACTCCAGCGCGGCTGGCAGCGCGGTCGTCGGCAGAACGCCGAGGACGCGGCCGGCCCCGAGGGAACAGCACCAGGAACCACTCCGGGAGGGGACGGTCGATGACCGCACCGAACGCCGCAGCACCCAACTCCGCACGCCAGGGCTCGGGCGAACTCAACTGGCTGCTGGACGAGCTCGTCCAGCGCGTCGCCAGCATCCGCAAGGCGCTGGTGCTCTCCAGCGACGGGCTGGCCACCGGCGCCTCGCAGGACCTGACCCGGGAGGACAGCGAGCATCTGGCCGCCGTCGCCTCCGGGTTCCACAGCCTCGCCAAGGGGGTGGGACGCCACTTCGAGGCGGGCCGAGTCCGCCAGACCGTCGTCGAACTCGACGAGGCGTTCCTCTTCGTCACGGCGGCCGGGGACGGCAGCTGTCTCGCCGTGCTGGCCGACGCGGACTCCGACGTGGGCCAGGTGGCGTACGAGATGACACTCATGGTCAAGCGTGTGGGGGCCCACCTGGCCAACGCCCCGCGGACGACCGGTCAGCCCGCCGGAGGGTGAGGGGCGGGCATGAGCGCTGACTCCCCCCGCGACCCGGCCCCCGGCTTCGGCACGGACGGCGGAGCCGGGAGCCCCGACGCCCTGTCGGCGGCCACCGCCGACCCTCAGTCCTCGCGCTGGTACGACGCGGAGGCCGGCCCCGTGGTCCGCCCGTACGCCATGACCCGGGGTCGCACCAGCAGCGCGTCCCGGCACCGGCTCGACCTCATCGCGCTCGTCGTGCCCGAACCGGCGGCCGAGGACCCCGGCCGGGACCAGACGCTCTCGCCCGAACACGTCACCATCGTCGAACTCTGCAGCGACGCGCCCCAGTCGATCGCCGAACTCGCCGCCGAACTCGACCTCCCGGTAGGGGTGGTACGGGTCCTGGTGGGCGATCTCGTCGAGGACGAGCTGGTGCACGTCACCCGCCCCGTTCCGCCGGCCGAACTGCCGGACGTGAACATTCTCCGTGAGGTGATCAATGGCCTTCGGGCGCTCTAGCCGCGCCAAGCAGCGGCCCGTCGAGCCCATCACCCTGAAGATCCTGGTGGCGGGAGGCTTCGGGGTGGGCAAGACGACCGCGGTCGGCGCGGTCAGCGAGATCCGGCCCCTGCGCACCGAGGAACGCCTCACCGAGGCGGGCCGTCCGGTCGACGACCTCGCGGGCGTCGAGTCCAAGACGACCACCACGGTCGCCATGGACTTCGGCCGGATCACGCTCCGCGAGGACCTGGTCCTCTACCTCTTCGGCACGCCGGGCCAGGACCGCTTCTGGTTCCTCTGGGACGAGCTGGCCCAGGGTGCTCTGGGCGCGGTGGTCCTCGCGGACACCCGGCGCCTGGAGGACTGCTTCGCGGCGGTTGACTACTTCGAGCGCCGCCGGATCCCGTTCACGGTGGCCGTCAACTGCTTCGAGGGGGCGGGCAGGTTCCCCGCACAGACCGTGCGGGCCGCGCTCGACCTCGACCCCGAGGTCCCGGTGCTGCTGTGCGACGCACGGGACCGCGCGTCAGTCCGTGACGTCCTGGTCGCGGTGGTCGAGCACGCCCTGGAGCGCGCGGCCCGGGACCGCCCGCCCGTCGCCACCTGAACCCCTGACGACCCGGGGGTACGCGTACGGCCCGTACCCCCGCCGACAGGGGTACGGGCCGCACATCGTCCGGACGGGCCGGGCTGTGAGTGTTCTGCGATCGTGACGCCCCGTCAAGTCATGGGTATACAAAAGAACTCCCCCATGCGACTCCGACGCGACTTCCCCAACGCGACTCCCTCGACGCGACTTCCCGGCGGAACTCCTCAGCGGACGGCGATCACCGCCGAACCATGCCCGAACAGCCCCTGGTTGGCCGTGATGCCCACCCGGGCGCCCGGCACCTGACGTCCCCCGGCCCGGCCCCGCAACTGCTGGGTCAGTTCGCACACCTGGGCGATGGCCTGCGCGGGCACGGCCTCACCGAACGAGGCCAGACCGCCGCTCGCGTTGACCGGGACGCGCCCGCCCAGCGCGGTCACCCCTTCCCGTACCAGCTGGGCGCCCTCGCCCGGAGCGCAGAGCCCGATGTCCTCGTACCACTCCAACTCCAGTGCCGTGGACAGGTCGTAGACCTCCGCCAGCGACAGGTCCTCCGGCCCGATCCCCGCCTCCTCGTACGTGGCCCGCGCGATCGACGCCCGGAAGCCCACCGGCGAGGGCTCGACGGCCACCGCCGAGTCGGTGCCGATGTCCGGCAGATCGAGCACGGTCCTCGGAAAGGTCGGCGTCACGGTGGAGACGGCCCGGATCCGCACCGGGTCGGTCACTCCGCGCCGCCGCGCGAACTCCATGCCGCACAGCACCAGCGCCGCCGCCCCGTCGGAGGTGGCGCAGATGTCCAGCAGCCGCAGCGGATCCGCGACGACGGCCGAGGCCGCAACCTCCTCCGCCGTCACGGGAGTTCGGTAACGGGCGTACGCGTTGAGCGCCCCCGCCGCCGCGTTCTTCACCTTGACCAGCGCGAAGTCCTCCGGCGAGTCCCCGTGCACCGCCATCCGGCGCCGGGCGTACAGCCCGAAGTACGCCGGGTTCGTCGCCCCGAGCACCCGGAACCGCAGCCAGTCCGG is a genomic window containing:
- a CDS encoding DUF742 domain-containing protein yields the protein MSADSPRDPAPGFGTDGGAGSPDALSAATADPQSSRWYDAEAGPVVRPYAMTRGRTSSASRHRLDLIALVVPEPAAEDPGRDQTLSPEHVTIVELCSDAPQSIAELAAELDLPVGVVRVLVGDLVEDELVHVTRPVPPAELPDVNILREVINGLRAL
- a CDS encoding roadblock/LC7 domain-containing protein — encoded protein: MTAPNAAAPNSARQGSGELNWLLDELVQRVASIRKALVLSSDGLATGASQDLTREDSEHLAAVASGFHSLAKGVGRHFEAGRVRQTVVELDEAFLFVTAAGDGSCLAVLADADSDVGQVAYEMTLMVKRVGAHLANAPRTTGQPAGG
- a CDS encoding GTP-binding protein, which translates into the protein MAFGRSSRAKQRPVEPITLKILVAGGFGVGKTTAVGAVSEIRPLRTEERLTEAGRPVDDLAGVESKTTTTVAMDFGRITLREDLVLYLFGTPGQDRFWFLWDELAQGALGAVVLADTRRLEDCFAAVDYFERRRIPFTVAVNCFEGAGRFPAQTVRAALDLDPEVPVLLCDARDRASVRDVLVAVVEHALERAARDRPPVAT
- a CDS encoding lipid-transfer protein gives rise to the protein MSGDVAVLGAGMHPWGKWGRSFVTYGRAAAHAALADAGIGWPEVGSVVGAQTVRGGYPGYVAGATFARALGWQGARVTSVYAACASGAQAIDTARAQILAGMADVVLVVGADAAPKGFFAPAGGERPDDPDWLRFRVLGATNPAYFGLYARRRMAVHGDSPEDFALVKVKNAAAGALNAYARYRTPVTAEEVAASAVVADPLRLLDICATSDGAAALVLCGMEFARRRGVTDPVRIRAVSTVTPTFPRTVLDLPDIGTDSAVAVEPSPVGFRASIARATYEEAGIGPEDLSLAEVYDLSTALELEWYEDIGLCAPGEGAQLVREGVTALGGRVPVNASGGLASFGEAVPAQAIAQVCELTQQLRGRAGGRQVPGARVGITANQGLFGHGSAVIAVR
- a CDS encoding sensor histidine kinase; protein product: MRFRGKSIRRKIVALLLVPLVSLTGLWGLATYVTGRQAAELINVGNTVEKVAGPLEEAVRTVQAERRQTLVFLADPRASDALPLLLSRRADTDRIVAEVKESAGQSDVREALEPESRTRLDAILTAVDGLGSLRESVEKRTIGRAKALDFYNGLVDPAYRFLNGLHTTKNGSLDKEMRALVGISRAREMLSREDALVASGLITGRFTTAELRQISGLVAQRQLLYDVSLENLPAAERRRVEQFWSSPDAEPLRTAEDALIAAGPTKRPGAVDTARWQEVAPPVLDRLAADSTEMSDRFQDRAEPAGYRVLAQAGVAGVLGFLALIVSIFVSVRIGRELVRDLSRLRKDAHEVSGVRLPSVMRRLAAGEQVDVETEAPHLTYDRDEIGQVGQALNTLQRAAVEAAVKQADMRRGVSEVFVNLARRNQVLLHRQLTLLDAMERRTENSDELADLFRLDHLTTRMRRHAEGLVILSGAAPSRQWRKPIQLMDVVRAAVAEVEDYERIEVRRLPRIGVGGPAVADLTHLIAELLENATVFSPPHTAVQVHGERVSNGFTLEIHDRGLGMPPEVLLDANLRLAETPDFELSDTDRLGLFVVSRLAQRQNVRVSLQKSPYGGTTAVVFIPAALLTEAPDTHGTGFRLDRRAERAIGSGRGADAGRKAEGTAPSGGDRRANGRSAVLSPVPTGLTGPAVLDGPVELEAPIGPLDLAGDPLDRASDPALDPALGPVLDGVSDLEDTESERGGIFRARDLRREDGRDPFHDDGRGTRHGEGRGTRRKDDDRDGRGPNREDEVWEARRDQHQQARDHDGEGRKAEVRPMRPKGPVPLPRRTPPTLVTDRGRRVDDQAPDAPADEPPATAPRTPTGPVAHTTPWAARAARRNPVPLTAPEPPHTPEPPRTTTEARPGTAPDTVGGLPRRVRQASLAPQLREDSADRTPYRAPAETVDDFDRDADEVRNRMASLQRGWQRGRRQNAEDAAGPEGTAPGTTPGGDGR